In the genome of Pirellulales bacterium, one region contains:
- a CDS encoding GTPase: MGIPQVVIVGRPNVGKSSLFNWLVR, translated from the coding sequence ATGGGCATTCCCCAAGTCGTCATCGTCGGCCGCCCAAACGTGGGCAAGTCCAGCCTGTTCAATTGGCTGGTGCGCAA